In Lapillicoccus jejuensis, the DNA window CCCACCGCTTCTGGCCCGGGCCGGAGCTGGCCGAGCGGCTCGAGGTGAGCGAGCGGACGCTGCGCCGCGACGTCGAGCGGCTGCGCGAGCTGGGGTACCCGGTCGACGCGGCGCGCGGGTCGGCCGGTGGGTACCAGCTCGGGGCGGGCGCGGCGATGCCGCCGCTCACCGTGGAGGAGGACGAGGCGATCGCCATGGCCGTCGCGCTCAACGGCGCGGCGCAGCTGACGTCCGGTCCGCTGGCCGAGGCGTCGGTGAGCGCGCTGTCGAAGGTCGTGCAGGTGCTGCCGCCGCGCCTGCGTCGGCGGGCCGAGGCGCTGCGCGCGGTGACCGACGACTCGCCCTTCGCGCGGGCGCCCGAGGTGCGCGCCGACGTGCTCGCGACGGTCGCGCAGGCGACCCGCGACGAGGAGCGGCTGCGGTTCCGCTACACCGCGGCCGCCGGGTCGGCGCCGGGCGAGGACCGGGGCAGGCACGTCGAGCCGCACCGCCTCGTCACGGTCGGGCGGCGGTGGTACCTCGTCGCATACGACCTCGAGCGGCAGGACTGGCGCTCGTTCCGGCTCGACCGGCTGCGGGAGCCGGCGGGGACGCGGGCGCGGTTCCGGCCGAGGTCGGTCCCGGGCGGTGACCCGGCGGCCTTCGTGCGCCAGGGGCTCTCGCGGTGGGAGCGCGAGGACGAGCGGATGGTCGCCGTCGTCGACGCGCCGGCCGCCGACGTCGAGAAGCGGCTCGGGCGGTGGGCCAGCGTCGTTGCCGTCGACGAGACCCGCTGCCGGATCGAGATGGCCGCCCGCGACCCCGCGTGGCTCGTGTTCTCGCTCGGCACCTGCGGCGCCACGTTCCGCCTCGAGTCCGCGACCGACGGGGTGCGCGCCGCCGTCGCCGACTGGGCCGCCCGCCTCGCCTCCGCCTGACGGACGCGGCCCCGGACATTATCGGGTCGCCCGATATTGTCCGGCCCTGCCGGAGAACGGTTCTCCGGCGAAGGTCACGTTTATCGGGCGACCCGATAATGTCTGGGGCCGCTCCACGACGGGAGCGGGTGTCGGTGGGCGGTGCGAGGATCGGGCGGTGCTGCTGAAGGAGCTCGTCGACACCGCCGCGACGGTCGCCGCGACCCGGTCCCGGTTGACCAAGGTCGAGGCCCTCGCCGACCTGCTGCGCCGGCTTCCCGCGGACGAGATCGCGCCGGCGGTGGGGTTCCTCGTCGGCCGCGCCCGCCAGGGCCGTGTCGGCGTCGGCTGGCGCCAGCTGTCGTCGGTGATGGGGGAGCCGGCCGACGCCCCCACGCTCACCGTCGCCGACCTCGACGCGCTGCTCGACCGGCTGCTCACGACGGCCGGCTCCGGCTCGGCCGCCCTGCGCAGCACCGCGCTACGCGACCTCACCTCGCGGGCCACGGCCGACGAGCAGGACTTCGTCGGTCGCGTCCTCATCGGGGAGATGCGCACCGGCGCCCTCGAGGGCGTCCTGCTCGACGCCGTCGCCCGCGCGGCCGACGCCCCGGGCGACGCCGTACGGCGCGCCGCCATGCTCACCGGCGACCTCGGCGAGACCGCCAGGCTCGCCCTCGTCGACGGGCCCGACGCGGTCGCCGCCGTCGGCCTGCAGGTCGGCCGGCCCGTCCTGCCGATGCTCGCCTCCACCGCCGCCGACCCGGCCTCGGCGCTCGAGGTGACCGGCGAGGCGTCGGTCGAGTGGAAGCTCGACGGTGCGCGGATCCAGGTGCACCGCCGCGGCGACGACGTCCACGTCTACACACGCAGCCTCGCCGACATCACCCACCGCGTCCCCGAGGTCGTCGACGTCGTGCGCTCCCTCGCCGTCGACGACGTCATCCTCGACGGCGAGACGCTCTCGCTCGACGAGGACGGCGCGCCCCGGCCGTTCCAGGACACGATGTCCCGCTTCGGCGCCGACGCCCCCCGCGAGACGCTGCTGCGCCCGTGGTTCTTCGACGTCCTGCACGTCGACGGCCGCGACCTGCTCGACGAGCCGCTGTCGGCGCGGCTCGCCGAGCTCGAGCGGGTCGCCGCCGAGCACCGCATCCCCGGCGAGGTGACCGCGGATCCCGCTGTCGCCGAACGGGTCTCGCGTGAGGCTCTGGCCGCCGGGCACGAGGGGATCGTCGTCAAGGGGGTCGACGCGCCGTACGCCGCCGGCCGCCGCGGCAAGAGCTGGGTCAAGGTCAAGCCGGTGCACACCTACGACCTCGTCGTCCTCGCCTGCGAGTGGGGGTCGGGACGGCGGCAGGGGTGGCTGTCCAACCTCCACCTCGGCGCGCTCGACCCTCAGGGGGAGTACGGCGAGCCCGGCGGCTACGTCATGGTCGGCAAGACGTTCAAGGGCCTGACCGACGAGCTGCTGCGCTGGCAGACCGAGCACTTCCAGTCGATCGAGACGCGGCGCACGGCGCACGTCGTCCACGTCGAGCCGACCACCGTCGTCGAGATCGCGCTCGACGGGGTGCAGCGGTCGAGCCGCTACCCGGGCGGGATCGCGCTGCGGTTCGCCCGGGTCAAGGGGTACCGCGACGACAAGCGCCCGCAGGACGCCGACACGGTCGGCGCGCTGCGGGCGCTGTTGCCGGGGGCGTGACGCCCCGGGGGATCGGACCCGTCAGATGACGGGGTCGGCCGGACCGGGCGGCGGGGTGGCGCCGGCCGACGGGGTCGGCGTCGTCCCGGGCGTGCCGGTGGTCGGCGCGGTCGGGGTCGTCGCGGTCGGGGTCGTCGTGCCGTAGGCCGGCGGGTGCACGGCGTCCTGCGGGGTGGCGTCCTGCGGCGTCGGGTCCGAGACGCCGTACGCCGTCGTGCCCTCGGCCGCCCCCGCCGCTGCGGCACCGCCCTCGGCGACCCCGGGCCGCTGCTCGGCGACCTTGTCCACGCCCTTCGCGGCGAGGTCCTTGGCCTTCGCGACCTTGTCGGAGTACTTGCCCTGGGTGCGCTCGTCGAACGTCGCGCCGGCCTTGTCGATTCCGGTGGCGATCTTGTCGCGGTTCTCGTGGGCGAGCTCGCCGGCCTTCTCGACGGCCTGCTGGGTGCCCTTCTCGATCTGCTGGGCGAGCTTGTCGGCCTTGCCCTGCAGGTCGTACTCGTCGGCCTTCTGCTTCAGCTTGTCCATGAAGCCCATCGACGGCTCCTCCTGTGCTCGGCGGGCGACGGCCCGCTGCGGCCCGGTGTGGCCGATGGTCCGAGCGTAGGTGCGCGGGCCGGGCCCTCGCACTCGGGAACGACCCTGGGCCGCCCCCGACCGACCCTTGCCCGGCGCGCCGCCCCGCCCTAGCCTGGACGCGGCGTCCAGGTCGCCACCGGTCCGCGGGAAGGGGCTCAGCCCCCCCTGGAGCAGGACCCGACCGGACGCACCCCTCTTTCCGGCCCGGCGCAGCGGACCGCGGGCTCACGGAAGGAGGCCCCGGTGGCCGTCACCCTGCCCCACCGGCCGCACCTCGAGCGGTTCCGCCGCGACGCCCGGCGCCTGCAGCGCGCCGTCCGCGACGGGGACGCCGAGGCGCTCGCGCTCGTCGAGCGCGTCATCGGCCGGCCCGTCGACGCGGCGACCCTGCCGCTCGCCACCGCCCTGTACGCCGTCGCCCGTCGGCACGGCTTCTCCAGCTGGCCGCGGCTGCGCGACTACCTGCGCACCGCCGAGCGGCTCGGCCGCGACACGAGCACCGACCCCGGCGAGGATCCCGTCGCACGACTGCTCGCCCACGCCTGCCTGGTGTACGACGCCTCCGACGGCCCGGACCGCTGGGCCGTCGCCCGCGACCTGCTGGCCACGGATCCTGCTGCGCCGCAACGGGACCCGTACGTCGCCGCGACCGTCGCCGACCCCGACGCGGTCGCCGCCCACCTGGCCCGGGAGCCGGCGCTGGCGCGTGCGCAGGGCGGACCCTTCGGCTGGACGATGCTCTTCCACGTCGCGTACTCCCGTGTGCCGCAACGGGACCCGCTCACGACGGCGGCCCTGCTGCTCGACGCGGGCGCCGACCCCGAGGCGGGCTACCTGTGGCAGGGGGCGCCGACCCCGTTCACCGTCCTCACCGGCTGCTTCGGCGGCGGCGAGCAGGGGCCGGGACGGCAGCCGGCGCACCCGCAGGGCGCGGCCCTCGCACGGCTCCTCGTCGCCCACGGCGCCGACCCCAACGACGCGCAGACGCTCTACGACCGGATGTTCGCCCGCGACGACGAGCACCTGCGGGTGCTCCTGCCGCTCGGGTTGGGGCACGGCCCCGGCGGGGCGTGGCACCGGCGACTGGGGGAGGCCCTGGAGACCCCGGACGAGATGGTCCGCCGCCAGGTCGACTGGGCGCGGGACCACGGGTTCACCGACCGGCTCGCGCTGCTGGCCGAGCACGGCTTCTCCGACGGCACGACGGCCGACGCTCCCACGCCCTGGCGGGCCCGCCGCGGGCTGCCGCCGGTGGCCCGCGCGGGGACGCCGGACGCCGTACGGGCCCTCGCCGCGGCGGGCGGCGACCTCGACGCGCCGTACGAGGGCCGTACCGCGCTGCACCACGCCGCGTGGGTGGGCGACGTCGAGCTGGTCCGCGCGCTGCTCGAGGCGGGCGCGGACCCGACGGTCCGCGACGCGACGTACGGGACGACGCCGCTGGCGTGGGCCGAGCACGCCCGCGCCGACGCGACCGCCGCGCTGCTGCG includes these proteins:
- a CDS encoding helix-turn-helix transcriptional regulator — translated: MATTSARTLRLLSLLQTHRFWPGPELAERLEVSERTLRRDVERLRELGYPVDAARGSAGGYQLGAGAAMPPLTVEEDEAIAMAVALNGAAQLTSGPLAEASVSALSKVVQVLPPRLRRRAEALRAVTDDSPFARAPEVRADVLATVAQATRDEERLRFRYTAAAGSAPGEDRGRHVEPHRLVTVGRRWYLVAYDLERQDWRSFRLDRLREPAGTRARFRPRSVPGGDPAAFVRQGLSRWEREDERMVAVVDAPAADVEKRLGRWASVVAVDETRCRIEMAARDPAWLVFSLGTCGATFRLESATDGVRAAVADWAARLASA
- a CDS encoding ATP-dependent DNA ligase; the encoded protein is MLLKELVDTAATVAATRSRLTKVEALADLLRRLPADEIAPAVGFLVGRARQGRVGVGWRQLSSVMGEPADAPTLTVADLDALLDRLLTTAGSGSAALRSTALRDLTSRATADEQDFVGRVLIGEMRTGALEGVLLDAVARAADAPGDAVRRAAMLTGDLGETARLALVDGPDAVAAVGLQVGRPVLPMLASTAADPASALEVTGEASVEWKLDGARIQVHRRGDDVHVYTRSLADITHRVPEVVDVVRSLAVDDVILDGETLSLDEDGAPRPFQDTMSRFGADAPRETLLRPWFFDVLHVDGRDLLDEPLSARLAELERVAAEHRIPGEVTADPAVAERVSREALAAGHEGIVVKGVDAPYAAGRRGKSWVKVKPVHTYDLVVLACEWGSGRRQGWLSNLHLGALDPQGEYGEPGGYVMVGKTFKGLTDELLRWQTEHFQSIETRRTAHVVHVEPTTVVEIALDGVQRSSRYPGGIALRFARVKGYRDDKRPQDADTVGALRALLPGA
- a CDS encoding antitoxin codes for the protein MGFMDKLKQKADEYDLQGKADKLAQQIEKGTQQAVEKAGELAHENRDKIATGIDKAGATFDERTQGKYSDKVAKAKDLAAKGVDKVAEQRPGVAEGGAAAAGAAEGTTAYGVSDPTPQDATPQDAVHPPAYGTTTPTATTPTAPTTGTPGTTPTPSAGATPPPGPADPVI
- a CDS encoding ankyrin repeat domain-containing protein, which codes for MAVTLPHRPHLERFRRDARRLQRAVRDGDAEALALVERVIGRPVDAATLPLATALYAVARRHGFSSWPRLRDYLRTAERLGRDTSTDPGEDPVARLLAHACLVYDASDGPDRWAVARDLLATDPAAPQRDPYVAATVADPDAVAAHLAREPALARAQGGPFGWTMLFHVAYSRVPQRDPLTTAALLLDAGADPEAGYLWQGAPTPFTVLTGCFGGGEQGPGRQPAHPQGAALARLLVAHGADPNDAQTLYDRMFARDDEHLRVLLPLGLGHGPGGAWHRRLGEALETPDEMVRRQVDWARDHGFTDRLALLAEHGFSDGTTADAPTPWRARRGLPPVARAGTPDAVRALAAAGGDLDAPYEGRTALHHAAWVGDVELVRALLEAGADPTVRDATYGTTPLAWAEHARADATAALLRPVTPG